From the genome of Oceanococcus atlanticus:
GCGACCAGGCCCAGCTGCGCTTTTCCCAGGCCGGGCGCGACAACGTCTTACTGCGTCTGGATCTGCAGCCGCAGGCAGACTGATCAGCCCAGCAGACTCGGCACAATGGCCAGTGCGCCGACGATCTGACAGGCGTACGTCAGCCCGGCACCAAGCCGGCGAAAGTTGAAATACGGGGTCAGCATGCCCACCGCATGAGCCAGGCGCGCGGCACAAAACACCAGCACCAGGCCGGCAAGCAAACCGGTCGAGGCCTGCGCAAATTCCAGCGCCAGCAACACCAGCGCAAAGATCGGCACATTCTCCACCCCGTTCACATGGGTGCGTATGGCGGCTTTGATCGCCACATCACCGCCGTCGCCATGAGCCACTTTGCGAACGATGCGCAAACGCGACACATTGATCGCCAGCGCCGTCAGCAACAGCACGTTGAACACCACATAAAAGCCAAACCACAGCGACACACTCATGCTCATTTCTCCGCCGGAACCCCGCCCGCAGTGTCCGCCGCGGCGCTTATGCGGTCAAATGCTCACGCCCGTGTGGCGAGGAAAAATCCAGTGATGGCCCCAGCGGTATAACGCCACTGGGATTCACCGTCGGCTGGCTGCGATAGTAATGTTCCTTGATGTAGTCGATATCCACCGTGTCGGCGATGCCCGGCTGCTGATACAGATCGCGCAGATACGCCGACAGGGCCGGATAGTCACGGATCTCGCGCAGGTTGCACTTGAAGTGCCCCACATACACCGCATCGAAGCGGATCAGCGTAGTGAACAGACGCCAGTCCGCCTCGCTGAAGTGCGCGCCGGTGAGATAACGCTGCCCTGACAGGCGCTGCTCAAGCGTATCCAGCGCGGCGAACAGATCGCTCACCGCTTCACTGTGGGCCGCCTGGCTGGTGGCAAAGCCAGCCCGATAGACGCCGTTGTTGATGCGCGGATAAATCCATGCATTGAGCTCATCAATGGTGGCCTGTTGCTCGGTCGGATACAGATCCAGGGCGTTGCCACCCACCCCATCAAAGGCCGAATTGAGCATGCGGATGATGTCTGCCGATTCGTTGTTGACGATGGTGCCGCGCTGCTTGTCCCACAGCACCGGTACGGTCACCCGACCGCCGTAGTGCGGATCGACGCGGGTGTAAATCTGGTGCAGATACTGCGCCTGATTGACCTCATCGGGAACCACACCTCGGCCCGCTTCGAACGTCCAGCCTTGTTCGCCCATGTGGGCGTTGACCACCGACATCGAAATCAGCGCTTCAAGCCCTTTGAGCTTGCGGTAGATGATGGCCCGGTGAGCCCAGGGACAGGCCCATGAAACATACAGGTGATAGCGTCCGGGCTGCGCCTCAAACCCGCCCTCACCGGTCGGTCCGGGGCTGCCGTCGGCCGTCACCCAGTTGCGAAACTGCGATTCCGAGCGGACGAACTTGCCACCGGTGCTTTTGGTGTCGTACCACTGATCGTGCCA
Proteins encoded in this window:
- a CDS encoding glutathione S-transferase family protein, coding for MGLLIDGEWHDQWYDTKSTGGKFVRSESQFRNWVTADGSPGPTGEGGFEAQPGRYHLYVSWACPWAHRAIIYRKLKGLEALISMSVVNAHMGEQGWTFEAGRGVVPDEVNQAQYLHQIYTRVDPHYGGRVTVPVLWDKQRGTIVNNESADIIRMLNSAFDGVGGNALDLYPTEQQATIDELNAWIYPRINNGVYRAGFATSQAAHSEAVSDLFAALDTLEQRLSGQRYLTGAHFSEADWRLFTTLIRFDAVYVGHFKCNLREIRDYPALSAYLRDLYQQPGIADTVDIDYIKEHYYRSQPTVNPSGVIPLGPSLDFSSPHGREHLTA
- a CDS encoding MAPEG family protein gives rise to the protein MSVSLWFGFYVVFNVLLLTALAINVSRLRIVRKVAHGDGGDVAIKAAIRTHVNGVENVPIFALVLLALEFAQASTGLLAGLVLVFCAARLAHAVGMLTPYFNFRRLGAGLTYACQIVGALAIVPSLLG